Below is a genomic region from Medicago truncatula cultivar Jemalong A17 chromosome 3, MtrunA17r5.0-ANR, whole genome shotgun sequence.
TTTAGGATATCATGAGTTTAATAAGGACAATCATGAAATTTTAAAGGACttcgatttttatatattgttagtagaTAAATTTATGCCATAATACATTGTTTTTTCCTATATGTAAGGTAGTTtgataataataagaagaaagagtaaacaaattgaattttatattttgcaaaACTACCATTAAGCACATAAAATTAAGCTGATCATGAGTTTAAGAAATGACAATTATGAGAATTTGTTGGtgtacaatttttaatatatttttattattagacaaataaattaaattttgcaaaacGACCATTATGCACATAAAATTAAGGAGCTCTTGAGTTTTAATAAAGacgattatgaaattttgatggattgcaatttttatatattgttagtagatttttctaaaaacaaataaattaaattttacaaaataacaattatgcacataaaattaagaaatcaTGAGTTTTAATAAGGtcgtttatgaaattttattggATTTCAATTTTTCTATGTTGGTGGTAAAAGTTCTcattttgatgttaattttaagCCTCAAAGTGGATTGGGCCGACCTTGTTAACTCATTAAggttctgtttggtaaaaatagtggatgactgataagttagctgatagcttatagcttatggctgatagcttatagctgatgactgatagctgataagctacttgaagtgtttgataaaattagcgATTCAATTAGTTGATAgatgtaaaattacataaacggatatttttaattcataataaagtttatatcaattaacgtttaaagtatttaaaaataaaaaataaaaaattgttaatttaatattattattaaattaatttttaattcctaaatgttaatttatatttattttcatttgcctaaaaaaattagatataaagtgtaaaaaagtttaaacgtaacaataaataaaatatagtttgtaaaaatatatatatatatatatatatatatatatatatatatatatatatagcatggatattttgactccaagagtaagtctatagacttactccaaatcttggCCATTAATTCTAATATCAATCAatgatttaagttgattattaataattgatatgacagactttaattttcttttctatgcTAGTTAAACACTCATcatcacaaaataacaaaacaattaataacttttaattgattgattttgtaaaaaagaaaaaaaaacttttaattgattgatatatatatatatatatatatatatatatatatatatatatatagtgaaggTAAACATAacgttctctttttttttttgttggagaaaattattgTATTATTCTCCACAATTCTGATATATCATACAAAAATAACGTGTCATttcccaataaaaaaaaaaggtgacattaaatattgaaatagtcacacaaaaaaaaaacgtaacaattataatgaaaaaaaactttaacgtaactgtaaaaaaaaatattttttctattgagaaaaaaaaaaggatctttcattcataaaaaaaaaaaaaaaaaaaagcattcatatttaaaacatatgtattttactttataatataataaatgattaagggtaaaaaaaaatggaatttagttagaataataagggtaaaatttgaattaaaagtgAGACGCTATAAGCTCAAgcattacttgaaatagcttccgaaaaatagcttataagctcgtaaaataagctcatggtgaaaaagtgttaccaaacaattttttttttgtcaaacgagcttaataagttataagctaatAGATGTGTCTTACCAAAGAGTTTCTAAGTCACACCAAAATTTAAAactctacttttttttataacaaaccaaatacatgtgtttttttttttttttttgacaaagattaAAGATATGTGTTAAAAATTTGAAGAATATTTTTATACCGTTtaaattaacttatttttgagcttataaaaaatagcttatgcaaataaataaatttttatgttaatttataattttaattgtatCTTCATTAATTGTTTCATTATAAACTACAttgacaaactttttttttgtgagtaAACATTgacaaacttataaataatgtTTTGTATGACCTAAAAAATAAGACAATGCAAATAAACACAAAACGTGAAAGCTAAGTAGATAATGTTATGATATGTTGATGGATCTTTAAAAATAAACGTTGTATTGGTGGAGTGTAAACCCGTGACATAGCTATAACCATTACGTTGtcaaaaatagagaaagaagcTATAACCAAGAGTGTTTCCTAATACAGTCATAACTAAAAGAAAAATACGTAATGACTATTCAAGCTTCTACTTGCTAGTTGGTGTTTGAGGGTTTAGAATCAATCTCTCCATTGCATGTCTACATACATTCATTCTAGCCAATATAGTGCAAATGCTTTTcttaaataaaacacaaaatgaTCACATTAATtatttgacatatatatatatatgtattatcATTTTACTTCTCAAAGAAATCGCGTTACCATTAGTAGAAAAACGTGTTATCTCAAAACTTGTTTTTATAGgatgttatcttttttttcttaggcATGATAGGATGTTGtaaaaaaagtcatatattGTACAACACAATTTACCCTTTTCTAATAGTAAACAAAAACTAAACAGATTTTCTGTATGTGTGCTGTGTCcatggaaagagaaaaattaatgaAGAAAAATTACTAAGGTTACATTGCTTTAaggaaatcaaatcaaattactAGTACAATATTTTACACCTACTATAAGCCCTAGTAAGAATATATATCACTATATAAGTAGCACAAGCCATTCTCACATTCCCATAACccaaattcaattttcaaagatgaagatgaatcacattattgttttcttttttgttctcCTCTCATCATATACCTCACATGTTTCTTCTTCTGCCAATGATTTCTGTGTAGCAAACTTGCTCAACAATCCAGACACCCCTTCAGGCTATCCATGCAAATCACCAACAGTGGATGATTTTGTGTTCTCTGGCTTTGTACCTGGAAACTTAATCAACgaatttaatgtaaaattaaCCAAAGTATCTGTCATTGAATTACCAAGTCTCAATGGACTCGATGTCTCTGCGGCAAGAGTAGATATTGGTGTAAATGGATCTGTTCCGATGCATACTCATCCCGATGCAACTGAATTACTAATCATGGTTCAAGGTAAAGTTACAGCTGGATTTATTAACCTTACAGAAGTTTTTGTCAAAGATCTTCAGCTTGGTGATATTATGGTTTTTCCTAAGGGACTAATGCATTTTGTTGTTAACTCCGGTGCTGAAGAAGCTATTGCTTTTGCTACTTATAGTAGCTCAAAGCCTAGCTTTCAGTTTCTTGATTATGTATTATTTAGAAATAACTTACCTACTTCTATAATTGCACAAACTACTCTTCTTGATGTTTCACAAATTAAGAAGCTTAAGGCTCGGTTTAACGGCACTGGCTAGGATTACTTATGAATATCGACTTCTATGTAATCAAGTGTGTTTGGTTATTATGTTTCTATGCCAATTTTCATGATAATAATACGAGAATATAGTATGGTTCTTTTCTAATCTCAATGATTTTTACTATGGTTCTTATTCTTATTATCATATAATCTGTTAACCGCAGATATGAAACTTAGCTATATAGTCAAAAAGATATTGATAGATTGACATGATACAATAAAAAACTTAGCACACATAATGTCAATCTTCTCGAATTAGCTAAAACCAATTTAATTGTCATGTTTTTTCTGTTTGCTAATTCGAGTTTAGATTCAGATTGAGTTCCATTTATCGATATCTGCCGGTCCTGAATGTTTCTTAACATTATAATTGGCATGGTTGAATGGCTGATTGTTCCATTCATTGTAGCTTAAGATAGATTGCCTCAATAAGGATTTGGATATTTTTATACCGATGCATTGAAGCAAGATAAGATGAGATCGCAAAAGCTAATCAAAATGTCATTGAAAAAACAAGTTAATTTTACTGTGCTGAAAAGTTTTGTCTAAAGTTTATTAAAGCTATATATTTACACCAAAGGATGGCTGACTGCTATGCAACTAAATGGACCATCTTTTAAATGAGATTTTGAACATCGTTGCCAAGACAAAGATTTTCAGTCTATAATAACAATCAACCTTGTCATCAATGTTTTATATTTCATAACTAATGATATATGCTTAGAATGGTATATGTACATGAATGAAGAAAGTATGAGACACTATTCTCAATGTTAAGATGCTTAAACCAACATACCATTTCCCAAATTGTCTTAAAAAAGGGCAACATTGTTTCTCATGTAAGAAAAAATCAGTTTCTAACATTGAGAACATATCACTATATATCTGAGTTCCCAAAATTTAGACTTattgattgttgtttttcagtgattttatttcatattaaaatGCAATCTATTACTTTTAATCTACCTAATCTAGCAATTTTGATTTCTATGGcagtgattttgattttttagattattttgaTGGATTGAATAATCTGCTTTTATCTTTGCAATTTTAGATTCTTCCCAAAGCAAATATTTTCATGTGTGAGTTCATTGCAACACAATTAGGTAGGTCTCTCTCTCATGTTTCCTTCTCAAACTCATcataaattcaaattattttcctttattttgaaatatttttgccTAGTAGCTACATCCGATTCTCCGATGTGTTCATCCACTTGGTCTTATTTTGCTTTTGATAACAAGTTATAGATTCTGTTTTGGTGCTATTTAATCATAACTCCCCttaattttgttgttggaaCAATTGAAGTTCCAGTGTGAAGATTGAGAGAATGATTGTGATGAAATAGAACAatgaggaaaaattaaaatcttattAACAAGGAATGGAATTAAATAGTGAATCATGATAAGGTTACTTATATAGAAAGCAATTCAACTAACCATCTCAACAAACTAGCTAACACCTCTTACTTGTTCAACAAGTCACTAACTAAAAACAGTTATGTAAACTATATAGATTGATTCACCAATCAATTCACAGATTACTTGTATTACAAGTGATTATTCTTAAACATGATAGTCAATAATTCGTTTTTATATTTATGCTTTTGCAATGTTCTAGCTATACTCCACATTCTGGATTTCATGGAGTTATATGGCTTCTCAGTTAACATCAAGAAAATTATTCCACATAAAGAGCCACAAGACAGAAGAACTATAATCACAATGCTGTTAAAAAGGTCTTTGATCCAATTTTTTCTGCAGTTTCCACTAACTTGCCAAATAGCAGAAAATTGTCTCCAACTTCCTTCCTCTGTCAAGTGTATTTCaattagttttaaaaagttCGTTGATAACAGTATTTCaattagttttaaaaagttCATTGATAACagtatttcaatttctttttacggatataaattttatttctaaacattaaaatttatacttttgATAAGTCGACGCACCCTTCTAAACTGATAAAAATTTCTAAGCCTtaataaaacttatatgcaaGTCATGTAATTTTGAGGAATATCACTTGAGAAACTTGGATACAAGGaaactaacaaaattatttatttatctaccAAAATATATCCATATATCATACATACAGCGTCGTACTCAGCGACATTAAAAGAGTAGCAAGTTGTTGGTAACGTCGTAGCCCAACTTCTCCAAATTGGGCTTTACTGCAAACTGAACCATGGGTGGTGGGCCACATACCAACGCCAATGTATCTGGAGAAGCCTGTGGAACATGTTGCTTCAAAATACTTTCAGTAATGAACCCCACACTATATTCCCACCcttctcttttactttcttgtacCACATACCACACTTTGAATTGTTCATGCTTCTTAGCCCATGAATCCATCTCTTCCCTCAACAATATATCATCCTCGCTTCGATTAGCATACACAACATGCAATTCAGTTAGATCTTCTGGGTCTTTTAGAATTGCTTGAACCACTTGGTAAATTGGTGTTATCCCACTTCCACCGGCCAACATAGCTAGTCTCTTTGCAAATTTGTGCTTACCGTGAACCATAAAGTTTCCTCTACCAGCATACTCTATGTGTCCTAATGGACCTTTTATATCCAAGGTTGAGCCAATAGGCATTGAATCCAAGTGTTGAGACATTAGGCCACCATTAGGGAACTTTGGATGCACCCCTTTTAAGTAAATCTTAACCACTAGATCAAAATGTCCCTTTTCATCTACGCTGCTTGTTGGTGTGTAAGCTCGCATGCATAACTTCTCATCAATAGTTGCGCATAAGAATATGTGCTTCCCCACAGGTAATCCCAAGAGCTGTCCCTCGTAAGGTAATGCAAAACGAAAGAGCCTAACGTCGTGAGAGATTGACTTTTTAAAGAGAAGCTTGCATGAGGTTTTCTCACGCGGGTTTAAAGCTACACTAACACTGCGTAAAGGTGTAACTGGAAGCGTAATTTCCTTGATGGGGGCCAAATTTGTGGTAACACTAACAGAAGTGTTATGCATTGAGATATCTGGTGAGGAGTAACTGCCAGTGGTTATGAGTTCACCTATTCGATACTGCTCAATTATTTTCTTGGCTTTGTCAGAGTGGATTGCTTCGAACTCCTCTGTACAATCGGTGCCAGCATTGATGAGGATGCTATCGGCACCACCAGGGTGATCTTTGATGAAACGTGTGCAGTCATAGACGTGGCCATGGACAATGATCCATGCTGATTCAGCGTTATTATGTTTTTCTACTTCAGAAATGGTGTAGGTTTTTGAGCTAGTGATCATGAAGGGTGAAGAGAGACTCTTCTTGAGAATTGAGTTAGAATCTGATGATTTTTCCAACTGTCTTTCTTTTGCCATCCAGCCACCTGATTGGTTCCCTGGTTGAGTTGGGTGCTCAAACAATATTCCAATTTCACCCTTGTTAGCTTTGCATAAACTTGATTTCACTTTGAACCAGCAGTTATTCATCATGCCCTGAACAAATGCATAGTAAAAGCTTGTTAATTCAGATGCTTTATTAAAGCAAAGTTTTAACGTGATTTACGCCCTCAgttaataaaaattgatatatttgaacCAAATTTTTGACCAAATACGTTAACTTTTGTAgacttaattttttcttatatattgtACCGGAGCTAGTACTAAGTTACAAGGTTTGGAGTATGTGTACTTGCCATGAGATTCCAAATGAGGTTCTGAGGTTGGGTGTTGAGGGACTCATCCCAAGCTCGTACAGCAATATCCTTGGCTCCTAGAAGGTCCAACACTTCAACTTCCAAGGACCAAAAGCACCAGCACCAGTACTTACCGTACTTGTTTGGTTTTTCTGAATGGTCCAATGTGCATACTTGCCATGTTTCACCACCGTCCATTGTTACTTCAACACGTGTCACCTTTCTACCACCCCCTGCACAATCATCAATAACTGAGGTTACTCTCTTTGTTTTCAACGAAGTTCAAAGTCAAATACATGTAGTGACAGCTTGAAATTAGACACAGTAAAAGAGGATTAGTGCATCTTTAGATTTAAATTTTGGGGAGTCAAAAGTGATTATAAAACTTAATAAAATTGAGTTTAGACTTTAGACAAGAACTGATTTTGACTAAAAGTTAGAATATACTAACTTGttagaaccaaacacacccttaatctttgggaacaaacaaaaatgattttccTCTCGTTGCAATAGTATAAAACTCACCTGAATATGCATAGCCTCTAAGTAAATAAGGCATCTGAGTAGTGCATGAGTTGATAGGCAGTATTTCATCATGGCATGGTGATGTTATCACAGAGTTTACATTCAGCTCGTTTATAATATACTCCGGCTTATACCACcaagctaaaaaataaaattacatacaTTAGTCACatttacataaaataataataaaaatgtctCGTAAGTACAGTTCAATTGATACCTAGTAGGTCCGGTTCGAACCAAAATAAATTACCTTCAGCATTGGCAAGCTCAGCATCAACATGTGAAGGAAGTACTCTATTATCATTGTAGTGATAATAATTATCAGATTGTTTAGAAGTAACAATAATACGCTTCAACCATTTCACCATTCTTCCTCCAATGAAACCAGGTATTATAATTCTAACAGGAAAACCATGATCTGGTGTTAAAACGTCACCGTTTTGCATATATGCAAGAATGATATCACGGGAAGGATCCAATGCAACCTCCCTTGTGATACTAGTTCCATATTTGGATCCACCACCACCTGGAAGTTCCTCAGCACCTTCAAAACATACATAGAGGGCCCCACTGTTACGGTTCAAGATGCCACAACTCTTGAGTACGGTGCACAGTGGTACACCACGCCATACTGAAGTGGAGATACCAGCTGCACCCCAGTTGAAACCAATGCTTTGTTTTATCATGTTCTGTTCCTTGCGCCGGTTACCCGCGCATACAAGGGTAACAGGGAATTCATGACTTGGGAAGTCGTCGATTAGTTGGGCCATCGTGAATTGGGTCGGGTTTTTGACCAGACCTGATACTTCGATGGTCCAACTATCCCATTGTGCTTTTGGGACAGGTCCGTGGTTACGGACATAGTGGAGTGGGACAGGTGTAATAAAACCATGTTCTACTAGTTCTTGAAGTGGTGGCTCTGAGTTGAAGGGGTGTTTTCCTGTCAGACGGAGCATTGAGGTGTTCCGTTTGATCCATTGATCAGAGGTCCCAGCGTCGCGTGGATCAAAGATTGATGGTTCTAGTTCTTTGGTGGTTTGCTTTGATTTCATAATgaggttgttgttgaagttttgAATCTCCTCCTCGTCGTCTTCGTCTTCGCTTGAGGAATGATAATTATGAAATGGCAATGGCGGTTGGGGGATTTATTGAAATGCATGATATCTGAAGTTGACCTGAAAGTGTGGATTGGACCTTTTTCAAGGCCTGTCCAGATGCGATTATCTACAGAAGCCGCCATTGAAGAAAATTGGTTGATGAGTGATGAGGTAATAGTAGTGATGAATGAGAGTAGTTGATTTTTGGATATGGAAGAGGTGAATTGATTTTGAGCGGGTAATGATGGAGTGAATGAGGGAATATATATAGAGAAGTATATGGAATTGGATTATGGAGAGAGACGTGACCAAGATATACAGAAAGGTCttcaaattgatttaattaaCTGCTACTTTGCAAGTGAattgtattatatttatttattgattttagtgGATTAGATTCGTCCCCACACAACAcatgactaaaaaaaaatgattgttgtttaCACTTTTGTGCAACAGTCCCTTGGTTGGACATGTATTCAAAGTAAACCAGGCAGTTCAATCCTGATTCATGGCTTTCACCCATAGAATGAAGGTCATTCAAACTTCT
It encodes:
- the LOC11418017 gene encoding auxin-binding protein ABP19a, whose translation is MKMNHIIVFFFVLLSSYTSHVSSSANDFCVANLLNNPDTPSGYPCKSPTVDDFVFSGFVPGNLINEFNVKLTKVSVIELPSLNGLDVSAARVDIGVNGSVPMHTHPDATELLIMVQGKVTAGFINLTEVFVKDLQLGDIMVFPKGLMHFVVNSGAEEAIAFATYSSSKPSFQFLDYVLFRNNLPTSIIAQTTLLDVSQIKKLKARFNGTG
- the LOC11415881 gene encoding LOW QUALITY PROTEIN: inducible nitrate reductase [NADH] 2 (The sequence of the model RefSeq protein was modified relative to this genomic sequence to represent the inferred CDS: deleted 2 bases in 1 codon) codes for the protein MAASVDNRIWTGLEKGPIHTFRSTSDIMHFNIPQPPLPFHNYHSSSEDEDDEEEIQNFNNNLIMKSKQTTKELEPSIFDPRDAGTSDQWIKRNTSMLRLTGKHPFNSEPPLQELVEHGFITPVPLHYVRNHGPVPKAQWDSWTIEVSGLVKNPTQFTMAQLIDDFPSHEFPVTLVCAGNRRKEQNMIKQSIGFNWGAAGISTSVWRGVPLCTVLKSCGILNRNSGALYVCFEGAEELPGGGGSKYGTSITREVALDPSRDIILAYMQNGDVLTPDHGFPVRIIIPGFIGGRMVKWLKRIIVTSKQSDNYYHYNDNRVLPSHVDAELANAEAWWYKPEYIINELNVNSVITSPCHDEILPINSCTTQMPYLLRGYAYSGGGRKVTRVEVTMDGGETWQVCTLDHSEKPNKYGKYWCWCFWSLEVEVLDLLGAKDIAVRAWDESLNTQPQNLIWNLMGMMNNCWFKVKSSLCKANKGEIGILFEHPTQPGNQSGGWMAKERQLEKSSDSNSILKKSLSSPFMITSSKTYTISEVEKHNNAESAWIIVHGHVYDCTRFIKDHPGGADSILINAGTDCTEEFEAIHSDKAKKIIEQYRIGELITTGSYSSPDISMHNTSVSVTTNLAPIKEITLPVTPLRSVSVALNPREKTSCKLLFKKSISHDVRLFRFALPYEGQLLGLPVGKHIFLCATIDEKLCMRAYTPTSSVDEKGHFDLVVKIYLKGVHPKFPNGGLMSQHLDSMPIGSTLDIKGPLGHIEYAGRGNFMVHGKHKFAKRLAMLAGGSGITPIYQVVQAILKDPEDLTELHVVYANRSEDDILLREEMDSWAKKHEQFKVWYVVQESKREGWEYSVGFITESILKQHVPQASPDTLALVCGPPPMVQFAVKPNLEKLGYDVTNNLLLF